The following are encoded together in the Pseudoalteromonas ruthenica genome:
- a CDS encoding multidrug effflux MFS transporter, which translates to MSTDDIRTPSRRLLLPLLASIVAITPLAVDMYLPAMVQIAADLGATMPQVQISLSVYLGGYALGMLFFGPIADQMGRRRLARIGLGLFALCSLALAFCQDIHLFWALRAAQAFTGAAATVVVPGIIRHIYQQNTAKGMSYVSMIMMIAPLIAPSIGSLILSLAQWQVIFLTLAGYAVFILVWVQMHLIDIPIYRSEKRGLRLFFESYSVVLSEPKARADILSSMLASFAFFCFLTSVPFIYLDYFEVSEQLFGVLFAFNVIALMIGNFVNTRVVPKVGSRRMLFIGLALAFIAGGTLLTVSLMQQSLYFIVFSIAPLMMSLGIIASNADALILMEFERNSGTATAVIGTLRFGSGALVGPILALIHPENAVPFSSMMFSALVLILLTQFWHHKKNAR; encoded by the coding sequence ATGTCCACAGACGATATAAGAACGCCTAGTCGGCGTTTATTACTGCCGCTGTTAGCCAGTATTGTTGCTATTACCCCGCTTGCGGTGGATATGTATCTGCCGGCGATGGTGCAAATTGCCGCTGATTTAGGCGCGACCATGCCACAAGTGCAAATTTCACTGAGTGTGTACTTAGGTGGTTATGCGTTAGGTATGCTGTTTTTTGGCCCCATAGCCGATCAAATGGGCCGTCGTCGCCTTGCCCGCATTGGCCTTGGGCTATTTGCGCTGTGCTCATTGGCATTGGCATTTTGCCAAGACATCCATCTTTTTTGGGCATTACGGGCTGCGCAGGCCTTTACCGGCGCCGCTGCTACCGTTGTGGTGCCTGGCATTATTCGTCATATATATCAGCAAAATACCGCTAAAGGCATGAGCTATGTGTCGATGATTATGATGATTGCACCGCTCATTGCCCCGAGTATTGGCTCGCTGATCCTTTCTCTGGCGCAGTGGCAAGTGATTTTCTTAACGTTAGCGGGCTATGCCGTATTTATTCTTGTGTGGGTGCAAATGCACCTGATCGATATTCCCATTTATCGCAGCGAAAAGCGTGGCTTGAGGCTGTTTTTTGAAAGCTACTCGGTAGTACTAAGCGAACCTAAAGCCCGGGCAGATATACTCTCCTCAATGTTGGCGTCATTCGCTTTCTTTTGCTTTTTGACCTCAGTGCCGTTTATCTATTTAGATTACTTTGAAGTGTCAGAGCAATTGTTTGGGGTGTTATTTGCCTTTAACGTAATAGCGCTGATGATAGGCAACTTCGTCAATACCCGTGTGGTACCAAAAGTGGGTTCTCGGCGCATGTTGTTTATCGGCTTAGCTCTGGCTTTTATTGCCGGCGGCACCTTACTCACAGTGAGCCTAATGCAGCAGTCACTGTACTTTATCGTCTTTAGTATTGCGCCATTAATGATGAGTTTGGGTATCATTGCCAGCAATGCTGATGCCCTTATTTTAATGGAATTTGAACGCAACTCCGGCACGGCAACCGCCGTGATTGGTACCTTGCGTTTTGGTAGCGGCGCGCTGGTAGGGCCTATTCTCGCCCTGATCCACCCTGAAAATGCGGTGCCATTTTCAAGTATGATGTTCAGTGCCCTAGTACTTATTCTGCTTACCCAGTTTTGGCATCACAAAAAAAATGCCCGCTAA
- a CDS encoding M48 family metallopeptidase: MKHALIALALVAALGGCKTSPTGRTQVALYSDSEMSQLGGASFEQMKKEQKINKDPATNAYVQCVADAVITVLPQQYAQQEWEVVVFDEPSANAFALPGGYIGVHTGLLDVAQNQDQLATVLGHEVGHVIAEHSNERVSQSQLLQTGMQLGAVALDMSEVSYRNEIMQALGLGAQFGVVLPFSRTHESEADEIGLELMAKAGFEPQQSVALWQNMAKQGGARQPEFLSTHPAPSSRITQLQKQMTNAQSLYSSAQKQGKRPQCR, encoded by the coding sequence ATGAAACATGCTTTAATCGCGCTGGCGCTTGTCGCCGCGCTTGGTGGATGCAAAACATCGCCCACAGGGCGCACCCAAGTGGCTTTATATTCAGACAGTGAGATGAGCCAACTCGGCGGTGCTAGCTTTGAACAAATGAAAAAAGAACAGAAGATCAACAAAGATCCGGCCACCAATGCCTATGTGCAGTGTGTGGCTGATGCGGTGATCACCGTTCTACCGCAGCAATACGCGCAACAAGAGTGGGAAGTGGTGGTGTTTGATGAACCCTCGGCGAATGCCTTCGCATTACCAGGTGGCTACATTGGTGTACACACCGGGCTATTAGATGTGGCGCAGAATCAAGATCAACTCGCGACGGTGTTGGGTCATGAGGTGGGGCACGTGATTGCTGAGCATTCAAATGAACGCGTTTCGCAAAGCCAACTACTGCAAACGGGTATGCAGTTAGGTGCCGTGGCACTGGATATGAGCGAGGTGAGCTATCGCAATGAGATTATGCAGGCCTTGGGTCTAGGAGCCCAATTTGGGGTGGTGTTGCCCTTTAGTCGTACTCATGAAAGCGAAGCCGATGAAATTGGTCTTGAGTTGATGGCCAAAGCAGGCTTTGAGCCCCAACAGTCAGTGGCATTGTGGCAGAATATGGCCAAGCAAGGTGGCGCTCGTCAGCCAGAGTTTTTATCGACCCACCCGGCGCCATCAAGTCGCATTACGCAGTTGCAAAAGCAAATGACCAATGCACAAAGCTTGTATAGCAGTGCTCAAAAACAAGGCAAGCGCCCGCAATGCCGTTAG
- the efpL gene encoding elongation factor P-like protein EfpL: MPKASEIKKHAAIEYQGRVMIVRDIERSVPQGRAGGSLYRMRMYDVVDGTKVDETFKAEDMLNFADLQRRAAMFSYVDGDEHVFMDEEDYTPYHLNKDSIAEQLLFIDESTKGLQVVLVEGRPVSIDLPTSVELVIEDTSPSIKGASASARTKPATLSTGLVVQVPEHISSGDKIKINTAESKFISRA, translated from the coding sequence ATGCCCAAGGCAAGTGAGATAAAAAAACACGCGGCTATTGAGTATCAAGGTCGGGTGATGATTGTACGCGACATTGAGCGCTCTGTGCCTCAAGGCCGTGCCGGTGGAAGCCTATACCGCATGCGTATGTATGATGTGGTTGATGGCACCAAGGTGGATGAAACGTTCAAAGCCGAAGACATGCTTAATTTTGCCGATTTACAGCGTCGTGCTGCAATGTTTTCGTATGTTGACGGTGATGAGCATGTGTTTATGGATGAAGAGGACTACACCCCCTATCATCTCAACAAAGACAGCATTGCTGAACAGCTACTGTTTATTGACGAGTCGACCAAAGGTTTACAGGTGGTGTTAGTTGAAGGACGCCCAGTGTCCATAGACCTACCAACTAGCGTTGAATTAGTGATTGAAGACACCTCACCATCCATTAAAGGGGCGTCGGCCAGTGCACGCACCAAACCGGCAACCTTGAGTACAGGGCTGGTAGTACAAGTGCCTGAACACATTTCCAGCGGCGATAAGATTAAAATTAACACCGCTGAGAGCAAGTTTATCAGCCGCGCTTAG
- a CDS encoding nucleoside-binding protein, translating to MKINTRNLVACALTGCSLLSMPAVAANWSQTQLHVNYGDFKNPFSGQKADTSVVSLQHASAYDYGDNFFFIDVIHDDLDDGYQDSDFYGEWYSNFSLSKISGENISAGPLKDVGFVMGFNAAGDAKALKYLPGVKLDWQVDGFDFFSTLVTAYIDDSDGVSAGGAPTESDSWMLDIAWGAPFSLGEQKFYFTGHVEYIDGRTNEFGEKVQNWVLAQPILQWDLGHALNAKERTLMLGIEWQYWHNKLGTNTSESVPQIHLAWTF from the coding sequence ATGAAAATCAATACACGTAACCTTGTCGCCTGTGCATTGACAGGCTGTAGCTTGCTGAGTATGCCAGCGGTCGCGGCCAATTGGAGTCAGACTCAACTGCACGTGAATTATGGCGACTTTAAAAATCCTTTCTCAGGCCAAAAAGCAGATACCAGCGTCGTGTCTTTGCAACACGCGTCGGCTTACGATTACGGCGATAACTTCTTTTTTATCGATGTTATTCATGATGACCTTGATGATGGCTACCAAGACAGTGATTTCTACGGTGAGTGGTACTCGAATTTCAGCCTATCAAAAATCTCTGGCGAAAATATCAGTGCCGGCCCTCTCAAGGATGTCGGTTTTGTGATGGGCTTTAATGCCGCAGGCGATGCCAAGGCGCTGAAATACCTACCCGGGGTGAAACTCGACTGGCAGGTGGATGGCTTTGACTTTTTCTCTACCTTAGTCACGGCTTATATTGATGATAGCGATGGCGTTAGTGCCGGTGGCGCGCCAACCGAAAGCGACAGTTGGATGCTGGATATTGCCTGGGGCGCACCTTTTAGCCTCGGCGAGCAAAAGTTCTACTTTACCGGCCACGTTGAGTACATTGATGGCCGCACTAACGAGTTTGGCGAAAAAGTACAAAACTGGGTATTAGCACAACCGATCCTGCAGTGGGATTTGGGCCACGCGCTTAACGCCAAAGAACGCACCTTGATGCTAGGTATCGAATGGCAATATTGGCACAATAAACTGGGCACCAATACCTCTGAGTCGGTTCCGCAAATTCACTTGGCTTGGACCTTTTGA
- a CDS encoding Na+/H+ antiporter NhaC family protein — protein MQPTYNATTAKLSLLPLLIFVALFLGTGLYLQSQGVDYAFYQLPAPVAILPAIVIAFLITKQSINASVETFIRGAGHSNIITMCLIYLLAGAFSAVAGATGGVDAVVNAGLSFIPASMLLPGLFLIAAIVSTAMGTSMGTIGAIGPIALAVSAKTGIDPALMAGTIVSGAMFGDNLSIISDTTIAATRTQGCEMKDKFRENLKIALPAAILTITLLVMLTPPPQQVEVAEFDWLLVLPYFFILVLAVMGLNVFVVLFSGIIFAAIMGFTGDYQGSAFVKDVYQGFSDMQEIFLLSMFIGGLSEFIRRGGGLDYLANKIQALTKIIARFNRKVADQIGIALLVMTSNLCIANNTVSIIVAGPVAKKLADDGDIAAKRSASLLDIFACVLQGSLPYGAQALLLGATFSISPWQVSTSAYYCFILAVTAIITIILRRHRG, from the coding sequence ATGCAGCCTACTTACAACGCAACAACGGCAAAACTGTCGTTGCTTCCACTGCTTATTTTTGTCGCGCTATTTTTGGGCACTGGATTGTATTTGCAATCGCAAGGTGTCGATTATGCGTTTTACCAACTCCCTGCCCCAGTCGCGATTCTACCAGCCATCGTTATCGCCTTTTTGATAACAAAACAAAGTATTAATGCCTCGGTGGAAACCTTTATTCGTGGTGCTGGGCATAGCAACATCATCACCATGTGTTTGATTTATCTATTGGCTGGCGCATTTTCCGCTGTTGCTGGAGCCACTGGCGGCGTTGATGCTGTGGTCAATGCCGGCCTGTCTTTTATTCCTGCAAGTATGCTATTACCTGGGCTGTTCCTAATAGCCGCGATAGTATCGACGGCTATGGGCACGTCTATGGGCACCATTGGCGCCATCGGCCCAATCGCCCTTGCCGTCTCGGCGAAAACAGGCATCGACCCTGCACTTATGGCGGGTACTATCGTCTCCGGGGCCATGTTTGGCGATAACTTATCGATCATATCTGATACCACCATTGCGGCTACACGCACCCAAGGCTGCGAGATGAAAGACAAATTCCGTGAGAATTTAAAAATCGCCCTGCCTGCCGCCATTTTAACTATTACATTATTGGTCATGCTCACACCACCGCCACAACAGGTAGAAGTAGCGGAGTTTGACTGGCTCTTAGTGTTGCCGTATTTCTTTATTCTTGTGCTTGCGGTGATGGGACTGAATGTCTTTGTAGTGCTCTTTAGCGGCATAATCTTCGCAGCAATAATGGGCTTTACAGGCGACTACCAAGGCTCCGCCTTTGTAAAAGACGTTTATCAGGGTTTCAGTGACATGCAAGAGATTTTCTTGTTATCCATGTTCATCGGTGGCCTGTCGGAGTTTATTCGCCGAGGTGGGGGGCTGGATTACCTTGCCAATAAAATTCAAGCGTTGACCAAAATCATTGCCCGTTTCAACCGCAAGGTGGCTGACCAAATTGGTATTGCGCTGCTGGTGATGACATCGAATTTGTGTATTGCCAATAACACGGTCTCCATTATTGTCGCAGGCCCAGTGGCTAAAAAGCTCGCAGACGATGGCGACATTGCAGCAAAACGCTCGGCCAGCTTACTGGATATTTTCGCCTGTGTACTACAAGGCTCATTGCCTTACGGCGCCCAAGCTCTGTTACTAGGTGCAACGTTTAGCATTAGTCCATGGCAGGTATCAACCTCGGCTTATTACTGCTTCATCTTGGCTGTCACGGCAATTATTACCATCATACTGCGGCGCCATCGCGGTTAA
- the dapB gene encoding 4-hydroxy-tetrahydrodipicolinate reductase gives MSARVGVLGANGRMGQVLLAATNNDGDTQLAGAYVRAHSQLLGVNVNTVVKDLNEHAEGLAFSAFDEQSQCDVLIDFTLPAGMLAHLDIAVAKGTPMVIGTTGLDEQQMQRLYDASEHIPIVFARNFSVGINLLLNLVQTAAQKMGDDADIEVFEAHHRHKIDAPSGTALALGEAIAEAKQWQHDDVAVYDRSQSEQAKSQKEIGYSVLRGGDIVGEHTAYFALMGERLELTHKASSRMTFAQGAVRAAKWVQNKQPGFYTMQDVLEL, from the coding sequence ATGTCTGCTCGTGTAGGGGTACTCGGTGCCAATGGCCGAATGGGGCAAGTGTTATTAGCTGCAACCAATAATGATGGTGACACGCAGCTCGCAGGCGCTTATGTACGCGCGCACTCACAACTGCTCGGTGTCAACGTCAACACTGTAGTTAAAGACTTAAACGAACACGCTGAGGGCTTAGCTTTTAGCGCCTTCGATGAGCAAAGTCAGTGTGACGTGCTGATTGATTTCACCCTTCCTGCTGGCATGCTGGCTCACCTTGATATCGCCGTTGCTAAAGGCACGCCGATGGTGATTGGTACCACCGGGCTTGATGAGCAACAAATGCAGCGTTTGTATGATGCCAGCGAGCATATCCCCATTGTTTTTGCCCGTAACTTTAGCGTCGGTATTAATTTATTACTTAATTTGGTGCAAACGGCAGCGCAGAAAATGGGTGATGACGCCGACATAGAGGTTTTCGAAGCTCACCACCGCCATAAGATTGATGCGCCATCAGGGACCGCATTAGCCCTTGGTGAAGCCATTGCCGAAGCCAAACAATGGCAACATGATGACGTCGCTGTGTATGACCGCTCACAAAGTGAGCAGGCCAAATCTCAAAAGGAAATTGGCTATTCGGTGCTACGAGGTGGCGATATAGTTGGTGAACATACGGCTTACTTTGCATTAATGGGTGAAAGGCTTGAATTAACACACAAAGCAAGCTCAAGAATGACGTTCGCGCAAGGAGCAGTGAGGGCTGCGAAGTGGGTGCAAAATAAGCAACCTGGCTTTTATACTATGCAAGATGTGCTCGAACTATAG
- the carA gene encoding glutamine-hydrolyzing carbamoyl-phosphate synthase small subunit — MTKSALLVLEDGTVFRGTAIGADGMSVGEVVFNTSMTGYQEILTDPSYAEQIVTLTYPHIGNTGTNSEDEEAARIWAKGLVIRDLPLLASNFRNQQSLDEYLKERNILGIADIDTRKLTRILRDKGAQNGCIIAGDEVDENKALEAAQAFPGLKGMDLAKEVCTSEPFEWRETSWTLGEGFKTLSAEDEKFHVVAYDFGVKRNILRMLVDRGCKLTVVPAQTSAEEVLKLNPDGIFLSNGPGDPEPCTYAIDAIKTFLDKNIPIFGICLGHQLLALASGASTAKMKFGHHGGNHPVKDLDRGVVMITAQNHGFAADEASLPENLRATHKSLFDGTLQGIHRTDKPAFSFQGHPEASPGPHDAAPLFDHFIELMQAQSN, encoded by the coding sequence TTGACTAAATCCGCTCTGTTAGTCCTAGAAGACGGCACAGTGTTTCGCGGTACTGCGATCGGCGCTGACGGCATGTCAGTGGGTGAAGTAGTATTCAACACGTCGATGACTGGTTACCAAGAAATCTTGACTGATCCGTCATATGCCGAACAAATCGTTACCCTGACTTACCCGCATATCGGGAACACGGGTACTAACAGCGAAGACGAAGAAGCGGCACGTATCTGGGCTAAAGGCCTAGTTATCCGCGATTTGCCACTGCTAGCGAGTAATTTCCGCAACCAACAATCGCTCGACGAGTACCTAAAAGAACGTAACATTTTAGGCATCGCCGATATCGATACCCGTAAGTTGACTCGTATCCTTCGCGATAAAGGGGCGCAAAACGGGTGTATCATCGCGGGCGATGAGGTTGATGAGAATAAAGCCCTGGAAGCGGCGCAAGCCTTCCCTGGGTTGAAAGGCATGGATTTAGCCAAAGAAGTCTGTACCAGCGAGCCATTCGAGTGGCGCGAAACGAGCTGGACACTGGGCGAGGGCTTTAAAACCCTAAGCGCTGAGGATGAAAAGTTTCATGTGGTTGCCTACGACTTTGGCGTTAAGCGCAACATTCTCAGGATGTTGGTGGATAGAGGCTGTAAGCTCACGGTGGTGCCGGCACAAACCTCGGCAGAAGAGGTGTTAAAGCTTAATCCCGATGGCATTTTCCTCTCTAACGGCCCCGGCGATCCAGAACCTTGTACTTACGCCATTGACGCCATTAAAACCTTCCTTGATAAAAACATCCCTATTTTCGGCATTTGCCTTGGTCACCAACTATTAGCACTGGCTTCAGGTGCAAGCACTGCAAAAATGAAATTTGGCCACCACGGTGGTAACCACCCGGTAAAAGACCTTGACCGTGGTGTAGTGATGATCACTGCGCAAAACCATGGCTTCGCGGCGGATGAAGCAAGCTTGCCAGAGAACCTTAGAGCGACACATAAATCGTTGTTTGATGGCACCTTACAAGGTATCCACCGCACCGATAAGCCTGCGTTTAGTTTCCAAGGCCACCCAGAAGCTAGCCCAGGCCCCCATGACGCAGCCCCGTTGTTCGATCACTTTATCGAACTGATGCAAGCGCAATCTAACTAA
- the carB gene encoding carbamoyl-phosphate synthase large subunit, translated as MPKRTDIKSILILGAGPIVIGQACEFDYSGAQACKALKEEGYRVILVNSNPATIMTDPEMADATYIEPIHWEVVEKIIAKEKPDAVLPTMGGQTALNCALELDKHGVLAKYDVELIGATADAIDKAENRERFDAAMKNIGLECPRAEIARSMDEAHDVLSRIGFPCIIRPSFTMGGTGGGVAYNMEEFDEICTRGLDLSPTNELLIDESLLGWKEYEMEVVRDKNDNCIIVCSIENFDPMGVHTGDSITVAPAQTLTDKEYQIMRNASMAVLREIGVETGGSNVQFGVNPDNGRVVIIEMNPRVSRSSALASKATGFPIAKIAAKLAVGYTLDELQNDITGGKTPASFEPSIDYVVTKIPRFNFEKFAGSNDRLTTQMKSVGEVMAIGRNQQESLHKALRGLEVGATGFNPVLPIGEKGAIEKITRELREPGAERIWYIADAMRHGMSVEDVFNLTKIDRWYLVQIEDIIKDEEKVKEGGLAGLTGDFLRALKRKGFADARIAELAGVSEKEIRKKRQQLNILPVYKRVDTCAAEFSSDTAYMYSSYDEECEAAPSDKDKIMVIGGGPNRIGQGIEFDYCCVHAALAMREDGYETIMVNCNPETVSTDYDTSDRLYFEPITLEDVLEIARVEKPKGVIVQYGGQTPLKLARALEANGVPIIGTSPDAIDRAEDRERFQQMVERLNLLQPENATVTSQEEAIAKSKEIGFPLVVRPSYVLGGRAMEIVYDEDDLRRYMNEAVSVSNEAPVLLDHFLDDAIEVDVDAVCDGETVIIGGIMEHIEQAGVHSGDSACSLPAHTLSQDIQDVMREQVRNMALELGVIGLMNTQFAVKDGEVYLIEVNPRAARTIPFVSKATGVPLAKVAARCMAGQSLASQGISKETIPPYYSVKEVVLPFAKFQGVDPIRGPEMRSTGEVMGVGDTFAEAFAKAQLGAGNALPRGGRALLSVRNGDKARAIELAKTMTELGFELDATSGTAQALEDAGIAVRRVNKVFEGRPHILDRIKNGEYSYIVNTTEGRQAIEDSKVLRRGALMHKTNYTTTLNAAFANCTANSADDRGHVASVQELHQRVN; from the coding sequence ATGCCAAAACGTACTGACATAAAAAGCATTCTTATCTTAGGCGCAGGCCCGATCGTTATCGGTCAAGCTTGCGAATTTGACTACTCGGGTGCTCAAGCCTGTAAAGCGCTTAAAGAGGAGGGTTACCGGGTAATCCTTGTTAACTCTAACCCTGCTACGATTATGACCGACCCAGAAATGGCCGATGCCACCTACATCGAGCCTATTCACTGGGAAGTAGTAGAGAAAATCATCGCCAAAGAGAAGCCCGATGCGGTGCTGCCAACCATGGGCGGACAAACCGCATTGAACTGTGCACTCGAGCTGGATAAGCATGGCGTGCTTGCTAAGTATGACGTTGAGCTTATCGGTGCCACGGCGGATGCCATTGATAAAGCGGAAAACCGCGAACGCTTTGACGCTGCGATGAAAAATATTGGCCTTGAGTGTCCGCGTGCGGAAATTGCGCGCTCTATGGATGAAGCCCACGATGTGCTTTCGCGCATTGGCTTTCCATGTATTATTCGCCCGTCATTTACCATGGGCGGCACCGGCGGCGGTGTGGCTTACAACATGGAAGAGTTCGACGAAATCTGTACGCGAGGTCTTGACCTATCGCCGACCAATGAGCTGTTGATTGACGAAAGCTTACTGGGCTGGAAAGAGTACGAAATGGAAGTTGTGCGGGACAAAAATGATAACTGCATCATTGTCTGCTCAATTGAAAACTTCGACCCTATGGGCGTACACACCGGTGACTCAATCACTGTAGCGCCGGCACAAACACTGACCGACAAAGAATACCAAATCATGCGTAACGCCTCGATGGCGGTACTGCGTGAAATCGGCGTAGAAACCGGTGGCTCTAACGTACAATTCGGCGTTAATCCAGATAACGGCCGCGTGGTCATTATTGAAATGAACCCTCGAGTGTCACGCTCATCGGCATTGGCTTCAAAAGCGACTGGTTTTCCGATTGCAAAAATCGCTGCCAAATTGGCTGTGGGTTATACCCTGGACGAGCTGCAAAATGATATCACCGGTGGCAAAACTCCGGCGTCATTCGAGCCGTCTATTGACTACGTTGTTACGAAAATTCCACGCTTTAACTTTGAAAAGTTTGCCGGCTCTAATGACCGCCTAACCACACAGATGAAGTCGGTGGGTGAGGTAATGGCTATTGGTCGTAATCAGCAAGAGTCACTGCACAAGGCACTACGTGGATTAGAAGTAGGCGCGACTGGCTTTAACCCGGTATTGCCTATTGGTGAAAAAGGCGCGATTGAGAAAATCACTCGCGAGCTACGTGAGCCGGGCGCTGAGCGTATCTGGTACATCGCCGATGCGATGCGCCATGGTATGAGCGTGGAAGATGTATTTAATTTAACTAAGATTGACCGCTGGTATCTGGTGCAAATTGAAGACATCATCAAAGACGAAGAAAAAGTCAAAGAAGGCGGTCTAGCAGGTCTTACTGGCGACTTCTTACGCGCTTTAAAACGTAAAGGTTTTGCCGATGCGCGTATTGCTGAGCTTGCCGGTGTGTCGGAAAAAGAAATCCGTAAAAAGCGTCAGCAGCTGAATATTCTGCCCGTATACAAGCGCGTGGATACCTGTGCAGCTGAGTTTAGCTCAGACACTGCCTACATGTACTCAAGCTATGATGAAGAGTGTGAAGCGGCGCCTTCAGACAAAGACAAAATCATGGTTATCGGTGGCGGTCCAAACCGCATCGGTCAAGGTATCGAGTTTGACTATTGTTGTGTGCACGCAGCACTGGCGATGCGCGAAGACGGTTATGAGACCATCATGGTGAACTGTAACCCTGAGACAGTGTCAACAGACTACGACACCTCAGATCGCCTATACTTCGAGCCAATCACCCTTGAAGATGTTCTGGAAATTGCCCGTGTTGAAAAGCCAAAAGGCGTTATCGTGCAATACGGTGGACAAACGCCATTGAAACTGGCGCGCGCTCTAGAAGCGAACGGTGTACCAATCATTGGTACTTCACCGGATGCCATTGACCGTGCAGAAGACCGTGAGCGTTTCCAGCAAATGGTTGAGCGTTTGAACCTGCTGCAACCTGAAAATGCCACCGTCACGTCGCAAGAAGAGGCGATTGCCAAATCAAAAGAAATTGGCTTCCCGCTGGTGGTTCGCCCCTCTTATGTACTGGGTGGTCGAGCGATGGAAATCGTTTATGATGAAGACGACCTACGCCGCTACATGAATGAAGCGGTATCGGTGTCTAATGAAGCCCCAGTGCTTTTGGACCACTTCCTTGATGATGCCATTGAGGTTGACGTAGACGCAGTGTGTGATGGTGAAACCGTTATTATCGGCGGTATTATGGAGCACATCGAGCAAGCAGGGGTACACTCTGGTGACTCGGCATGTTCTCTACCTGCCCATACACTGAGCCAAGACATTCAAGATGTTATGCGTGAGCAAGTGCGCAACATGGCGCTTGAGCTGGGCGTAATTGGTCTTATGAATACTCAGTTCGCGGTTAAAGACGGTGAAGTGTACCTGATTGAAGTGAACCCTCGTGCCGCGCGTACAATTCCGTTCGTATCAAAGGCGACGGGCGTGCCATTAGCTAAGGTAGCGGCGCGTTGTATGGCTGGTCAAAGCCTAGCGAGCCAAGGCATCAGCAAAGAGACCATTCCACCTTATTACAGTGTTAAAGAGGTGGTGTTACCCTTTGCTAAATTCCAAGGTGTTGACCCAATTCGTGGCCCAGAGATGCGTTCTACCGGTGAAGTGATGGGCGTTGGTGATACTTTCGCCGAAGCCTTTGCAAAAGCGCAGCTTGGAGCAGGTAATGCTTTACCACGCGGTGGTCGCGCGTTACTATCAGTACGTAATGGTGACAAAGCGCGAGCTATCGAGCTTGCTAAAACCATGACTGAACTAGGCTTTGAACTAGACGCAACCTCAGGGACAGCGCAAGCGCTTGAAGATGCGGGCATCGCAGTTCGCCGTGTAAACAAGGTATTTGAGGGCCGTCCTCATATCCTTGACCGCATTAAAAACGGCGAGTACAGCTACATCGTAAACACCACCGAAGGTCGCCAAGCGATTGAGGATTCCAAAGTGTTACGTCGTGGCGCCTTGATGCACAAGACAAACTACACCACCACCTTGAATGCTGCGTTTGCCAACTGTACGGCTAACTCAGCAGACGATCGTGGCCACGTAGCGTCAGTTCAAGAGTTACACCAACGAGTAAACTAA
- the greA gene encoding transcription elongation factor GreA — protein MQKIPMTARGAELLREELNELKTVTRPKIIADIAEAREHGDLKENAEYHAAREQQGFCEGRIQEIEAKLSNAQIIDVTKMPNNGKVIFGTTVTILNVDTDEEVRYRIVGDDEADIKNNLISVNSPIARGLVGKQLDDSVNIETPNGAVEYEIIEVEYL, from the coding sequence ATGCAAAAAATTCCAATGACCGCACGCGGTGCAGAGCTATTGCGTGAAGAGTTAAACGAATTAAAGACAGTAACGCGTCCAAAGATCATCGCTGATATCGCCGAAGCGCGTGAACACGGAGATTTGAAAGAGAACGCTGAGTATCACGCTGCCCGTGAGCAGCAGGGGTTCTGTGAAGGTCGTATTCAAGAAATTGAAGCGAAACTGTCGAATGCGCAAATTATCGACGTCACTAAAATGCCGAACAATGGCAAAGTGATTTTCGGCACCACGGTCACCATATTAAATGTGGATACCGACGAAGAAGTACGTTATCGCATTGTTGGTGACGACGAAGCGGATATTAAAAATAACCTGATTTCGGTTAATTCACCCATTGCTCGCGGTCTTGTCGGCAAACAGCTCGACGACAGCGTAAACATTGAAACACCTAATGGTGCGGTGGAATACGAAATTATCGAAGTTGAATACCTCTAA